The Puntigrus tetrazona isolate hp1 chromosome 4, ASM1883169v1, whole genome shotgun sequence genome includes a window with the following:
- the LOC122343105 gene encoding membrane-spanning 4-domains subfamily A member 15-like, producing MSQTVIPMNSSTLIIQFQPATQTALVTTLNGLNVQEPARASLRQRFQKFLRRQPKALGTVQIMIGLMTLLFGIVSSVYADTIFVYSGCAYWGSLIYIITGSLCIAAENKINSPSSSCLVNASFAMNIFSILTTLVAMTLISMDLLIGSMNAFCRGFNCRYSDRRYESSFMGFRGVLLLFTALEFIISICLSTFTSNCNNCCSTRVLPPQPSDFMPVHLDDFQSSEIPVSISYTIPELPTDPPPQYTE from the exons ATGTCTCAAACTGTCATTCCCATGAACTCTTCGACGCTCATCATACAGTTTCAACCGGCAACACAAACCGCTCTTGTTACGACACTCAATGGTTTAAATGTACAAGAGCCGGCAAGAGCTTCGCTTCGTCAAAGATTCCAGAAATTTCTAAGACGACAACCAAAAGCCCTTGGG ACGGTCCAGATAATGATCGGTTTGATGACTCTCCTGTTTGGCATCGTATCTTCGGTTTATGCAGACACTATCTTTGTCTACAGCGGTTGTGCTTACTGGGGATCTCTCATC TACATCATCACAGGTTCACTCTGCATTGctgcagaaaataaaatcaattcacCCTCCAGTTCATGTTTG GTGAATGCATCATTTGCAAtgaacattttcagcattttaaccACACTCGTTGCCATGACTTTAATTTCAATGGATTTGCTTATAGGGTCAATGAATGCCTTCTGCCGTGGATTTAACTGTCGTTATTCAGATAGAAGATACGAG TCTTCCTTCATGGGGTTTAGAGGTGTATTGTTGTTATTCACCGCACTTGAGTTTATcatctccatctgtctgtcaaCATTCACCAGTAATTGCAACAACTGCTGTTCAACTCGG GTTTTGCCACCACAGCCATCTGATTTCATGCCGGTTCATTTAGATGATTTTCAAAGCTCTGAG ATCCCTGTTTCCATCAGCTATACCATCCCTGAACTGCCTACAGACCCTCCTCCACAAtacactgaataa
- the LOC122343093 gene encoding membrane-spanning 4-domains subfamily A member 4A-like isoform X1: MSWKIRVIAKLRQDRCREAKQTASIFSQQQNSCRSGEEHCLPKIIKHVRRRMSQTVIPMTSSTLVIQLQPATQAASPLQGLQAFLKGQPKALGTVQVMIGVLTLLMGIVSTVYGEIIITYTALPYWGSLSYIIAGSFCIAAENKINSPSSLCLVNASLGTNVFSTVVAGIIIIFLSLDFVVWPHVYCQDNCQLFTKDHEIFYNGIRGVYMLLNVSEFIISICLAAFACKANPCCVSPVPFTLLPSQSSDVIHFQNINHSEIPESVHHNADAPPQYCESKPHE, from the exons ATGAGCTGGAAAATCCGCGTGATTGCGAAATTACGGCAAGACCGCTGTAGGGAAGCCAAACAAACTGCATCTATCTTCAGTCAACAACAGAATTCATGTAGAAGTGGTGAAGAGCACTGTCTaccaaaaattattaaacat GTCCGTAGGAGGATGTCTCAGACGGTCATCCCCATGACTTCTTCAACCCTCGTCATCCAGCTGCAGCCGGCGACACAAGCAGCTTCTCCTCTTCAAGGCCTTCAGGCGTTTCTCAAAGGACAACCCAAAGCCCTCGGG ACGGTCCAGGTAATGATCGGTGTGCTGACTCTCCTGATGGGCATCGTGTCTACGGTTTATGGAGAAATCATCATTACCTACACGGCTCTTCCTTACTGGGGATCTCTCAGC tACATCATCGCAGGCTCGTTCTGCATCGCCgcagaaaacaaaatcaattccCCCTCCAGTTTGTGTTTG GTGAATGCTTCACTGGGAACAAATGTTTTCAGTACTGTAGTCGCAGGCatcatcattatttttctttcactggATTTTGTCGTATGGCCACACGTTTATTGCCAAGATAACTGTCAATTGTTCACGAAAGACCATGAG ATCTTCTACAATGGAATCAGAGGTGTGTATATGTTACTCAACGTGTCTGAGTTTATCATCTCTATCTGTCTGGCAGCGTTTGCTTGTAAAGCCAACCCCTGCTGTGTTTCTCCG gTGCCGTTTACTCTGTTACCTTCCCAGTCGTCTGATGTCATTCACTTCCAGAATATTAACCACTCAGAG ATACCAGAGTCCGTTCATCATAATGCAGACGCTCCTCCACAATACTGTGAAAGCAAACCGCATGAATAA
- the LOC122343093 gene encoding membrane-spanning 4-domains subfamily A member 4A-like isoform X2: MSQTVIPMTSSTLVIQLQPATQAASPLQGLQAFLKGQPKALGTVQVMIGVLTLLMGIVSTVYGEIIITYTALPYWGSLSYIIAGSFCIAAENKINSPSSLCLVNASLGTNVFSTVVAGIIIIFLSLDFVVWPHVYCQDNCQLFTKDHEIFYNGIRGVYMLLNVSEFIISICLAAFACKANPCCVSPVPFTLLPSQSSDVIHFQNINHSEIPESVHHNADAPPQYCESKPHE, from the exons ATGTCTCAGACGGTCATCCCCATGACTTCTTCAACCCTCGTCATCCAGCTGCAGCCGGCGACACAAGCAGCTTCTCCTCTTCAAGGCCTTCAGGCGTTTCTCAAAGGACAACCCAAAGCCCTCGGG ACGGTCCAGGTAATGATCGGTGTGCTGACTCTCCTGATGGGCATCGTGTCTACGGTTTATGGAGAAATCATCATTACCTACACGGCTCTTCCTTACTGGGGATCTCTCAGC tACATCATCGCAGGCTCGTTCTGCATCGCCgcagaaaacaaaatcaattccCCCTCCAGTTTGTGTTTG GTGAATGCTTCACTGGGAACAAATGTTTTCAGTACTGTAGTCGCAGGCatcatcattatttttctttcactggATTTTGTCGTATGGCCACACGTTTATTGCCAAGATAACTGTCAATTGTTCACGAAAGACCATGAG ATCTTCTACAATGGAATCAGAGGTGTGTATATGTTACTCAACGTGTCTGAGTTTATCATCTCTATCTGTCTGGCAGCGTTTGCTTGTAAAGCCAACCCCTGCTGTGTTTCTCCG gTGCCGTTTACTCTGTTACCTTCCCAGTCGTCTGATGTCATTCACTTCCAGAATATTAACCACTCAGAG ATACCAGAGTCCGTTCATCATAATGCAGACGCTCCTCCACAATACTGTGAAAGCAAACCGCATGAATAA